A single region of the Lotus japonicus ecotype B-129 chromosome 4, LjGifu_v1.2 genome encodes:
- the LOC130711256 gene encoding probable calcium-binding protein CML25, whose product MGFKSIFNLNKDLAPSATPSRSTSLSVRSRSRLAEELEQVFHKFDVNGDGKISASELGSIMGSLGTPATEEELDTMIREVDGDGDGCISLPEFIELNTKGVDSDEVMENLKDAFSVFDMDGNGSITAEELNTVMRSLGEECSLAECRRMIGGVDSDGDGMIDFEEFRVMMMMGSRHDTTDRVKPEAV is encoded by the coding sequence ATGGGTTTCAAATCGATCTTCAACCTCAACAAGGATCTCGCCCCATCGGCGACGCCGTCGCGATCCACGTCCCTCTCGGTGCGTTCACGCTCGCGCCTCGCGGAGGAGCTAGAACAAGTCTTCCACAAATTCGACGTCAACGGCGACGGCAAGATCTCGGCGTCGGAGCTCGGATCAATCATGGGGAGCCTAGGCACGCCGGCGACGGAGGAGGAGCTCGACACCATGATCCGCGAGGTGGACGGCGACGGAGACGGGTGCATCAGCCTCCCGGAGTTCATCGAGCTGAACACCAAGGGGGTGGACTCCGACGAGGTGATGGAGAATCTCAAGGACGCGTTCTCCGTCTTCGACATGGACGGAAACGGATCCATCACCGCCGAGGAGCTGAACACCGTGATGAGGAGCCTCGGCGAGGAATGCTCGCTCGCGGAGTGCCGGAGAATGATCGGCGGCGTGGACAGCGACGGCGACGGCATGATTGATTTTGAAGAGTTcagggtgatgatgatgatgggttCTCGTCATGATACGACGGATAGAGTTAAACCTGAAGCTGTTTAA
- the LOC130711255 gene encoding uncharacterized protein LOC130711255 isoform X1, with the protein MATSKMVMSSLTHLRPLTCAASASRIVSHPPDLINWVTREGGFVHRAVKIAQLGSNGLGLVAKQEIPMGSELIVLPHHIPLQFPSLDVNPHDSALLQLVHHVPEELWALKLGLKLLQERAKVGSYWWPYISNLPITYSVPIFFPGEDIKNLQYAPLLHQVNKRCRFLLEFEQEVKRALASLTPDKHPFGGLEVDAPSLGWAMSAVSSRAFRLHGNKDPNGTHVDIPMMLPLIDMCNHSFNPNAKIIQEQDSSSTKMQVKVVAKTTIKEDDPLLLCYGNLSNDLFLLDYGFVMHSNPYDYIELKYDGAFLDAASTAAGVSSPNFSTPAPWQEHILSQLNLAGEAPDLKVSLGGQEIIEGRLLAALRALRASDAETVQKHDLNTLKSLHAEAPLGVANDIAVFRTLIALCVIALGHFPTQIADDESLLKQGAPGSTELAIQFRMQKKSVIIDVVRDLSRRVKLLSSKETVTAEG; encoded by the exons ATGGCTACATCGAAGATGGTCATGTCTTCGCTGACCCACTTGCGTCCACTAACCTGCGCCGCCTCCGCATCACGAATAGTGTCTCATCCACCTGACCTTATCAACTGGGTTACCAGAGAAGGTGGCTTCGTGCACCGTGCGGTGAAGATAGCTCAGCTTGGCTCCAATGGTTTAGGACTAGTTGCTAAGCAAGAAATTCCAATGGGCAGTGAGCTTATTGTTCTTCCTCACCATATTCCTCTGCAGTTTCCCTCTCTTGATGTCAACCCTCATGACTCTGCATTGCTTCAACTGGTTCACCATGTTCCTG AGGAACTGTGGGCGTTAAAACTGGGTTTGAAGCTTCTGCAAGAAAGAGCAAAAGTTGGATCCTATTGGTGGCCATACATCAGCAATCTCCCGATAACATACAGTGTGCCTATCTTCTTTCCTGGGGAAGACATCAAGAACCTGCAGTATGCTCCTCTTCTTCACCAG GTAAACAAAAGATGCAGGTTTCTTCTTGAGTTTGAGCAAGAAGTCAAGCGTGCCTTAGCCAGTCTTACACCAGATAAGCATCCTTTTGGTGGCCTAGAAGTAGATGCACCTTCTCTTGGATGGGCGATGTCAGCAGTCTCATCTAGAGCATTCCGGCTGCATGGTAACAAGGATCCAAATGGAACACACGTTGACATACCCATGATGCTCCCTCTGATTGACATGTGTAATCATAGTTTCAATCCAAATGCTAAGATTATTCAGGAACAAGATAGCAGTAGCACAAAGATGCAAGTGAAG GTTGTGGCCAAGACAACTATCAAAGAAGATGATCCTTTATTACTTTGCTATGGCAATTTAAGCAATGATCTTTTCCTTCTCGACTATGGATTTGTGATGCACTCAAACCCTTATGACTATATTGAGCTCAAATATGATGGTGCTTTTTTGGATGCTGCAAGCACGGCTGCTGGAGTTTCTTCACCAAACTTCTCGACACCTGCTCCCTGGCAGGAACACATTTTATCTCAGCTAAACCTAGCGGGAGAAGCTCCAGATCTCAAG GTGAGCTTAGGTGGTCAGGAAATAATAGAGGGGCGCTTGTTGGCTGCATTAAGGGCCCTCCGTGCAAGTGATGCGGAAACTGTGCAAAAGCATGACCTCAACACTCTCAAGTCTTTACATGCTGAGGCTCCTCTTGGTGTTGCAAATGACATTGCTGTATTTCGCACCCTCATTGCTCTGTGTGTCATTGCACTGGGACACTTTCCCACCCAAATAGCAGATGATGAATCACTGTTGAAGCAGGGCGCTCCAGGTTCAACTGAGTTAGCCATTCAGTTCAGAATGCAAAAGAAATCTGTGATTATAGATGTTGTGAGAGATCTCTCAAGGAGGGTAAAGCTTCTCTCATCAAAGGAAACAGTGACCGCCGAGGGCTAA
- the LOC130711255 gene encoding uncharacterized protein LOC130711255 isoform X2 gives MSTLMTLHCFNWFTMFLHLTEELWALKLGLKLLQERAKVGSYWWPYISNLPITYSVPIFFPGEDIKNLQYAPLLHQVNKRCRFLLEFEQEVKRALASLTPDKHPFGGLEVDAPSLGWAMSAVSSRAFRLHGNKDPNGTHVDIPMMLPLIDMCNHSFNPNAKIIQEQDSSSTKMQVKVVAKTTIKEDDPLLLCYGNLSNDLFLLDYGFVMHSNPYDYIELKYDGAFLDAASTAAGVSSPNFSTPAPWQEHILSQLNLAGEAPDLKVSLGGQEIIEGRLLAALRALRASDAETVQKHDLNTLKSLHAEAPLGVANDIAVFRTLIALCVIALGHFPTQIADDESLLKQGAPGSTELAIQFRMQKKSVIIDVVRDLSRRVKLLSSKETVTAEG, from the exons ATGTCAACCCTCATGACTCTGCATTGCTTCAACTGGTTCACCATGTTCCTG CATTTGACAGAGGAACTGTGGGCGTTAAAACTGGGTTTGAAGCTTCTGCAAGAAAGAGCAAAAGTTGGATCCTATTGGTGGCCATACATCAGCAATCTCCCGATAACATACAGTGTGCCTATCTTCTTTCCTGGGGAAGACATCAAGAACCTGCAGTATGCTCCTCTTCTTCACCAG GTAAACAAAAGATGCAGGTTTCTTCTTGAGTTTGAGCAAGAAGTCAAGCGTGCCTTAGCCAGTCTTACACCAGATAAGCATCCTTTTGGTGGCCTAGAAGTAGATGCACCTTCTCTTGGATGGGCGATGTCAGCAGTCTCATCTAGAGCATTCCGGCTGCATGGTAACAAGGATCCAAATGGAACACACGTTGACATACCCATGATGCTCCCTCTGATTGACATGTGTAATCATAGTTTCAATCCAAATGCTAAGATTATTCAGGAACAAGATAGCAGTAGCACAAAGATGCAAGTGAAG GTTGTGGCCAAGACAACTATCAAAGAAGATGATCCTTTATTACTTTGCTATGGCAATTTAAGCAATGATCTTTTCCTTCTCGACTATGGATTTGTGATGCACTCAAACCCTTATGACTATATTGAGCTCAAATATGATGGTGCTTTTTTGGATGCTGCAAGCACGGCTGCTGGAGTTTCTTCACCAAACTTCTCGACACCTGCTCCCTGGCAGGAACACATTTTATCTCAGCTAAACCTAGCGGGAGAAGCTCCAGATCTCAAG GTGAGCTTAGGTGGTCAGGAAATAATAGAGGGGCGCTTGTTGGCTGCATTAAGGGCCCTCCGTGCAAGTGATGCGGAAACTGTGCAAAAGCATGACCTCAACACTCTCAAGTCTTTACATGCTGAGGCTCCTCTTGGTGTTGCAAATGACATTGCTGTATTTCGCACCCTCATTGCTCTGTGTGTCATTGCACTGGGACACTTTCCCACCCAAATAGCAGATGATGAATCACTGTTGAAGCAGGGCGCTCCAGGTTCAACTGAGTTAGCCATTCAGTTCAGAATGCAAAAGAAATCTGTGATTATAGATGTTGTGAGAGATCTCTCAAGGAGGGTAAAGCTTCTCTCATCAAAGGAAACAGTGACCGCCGAGGGCTAA
- the LOC130715664 gene encoding uncharacterized protein LOC130715664, giving the protein MFFDGYGYHGTSFEQTYRCYPASFIEKPQLESGDKIIMPPSALDRLASLHIDYPMLFELRNDDAERVSHCGVLEFIAEEGMIYMPYWMMENMLLQEGDIVRVKNVTLPKGKYVKLQPHTKDFLDISNPKAILETTLRNFSCLTTGDSIMVAYNNKKYYIDIIETKPANAISIIETDCEVDFAPPLDYKEPEKPTAPHSAGKAPAAAQETPAETEPKFNPFTGAGRRLDGKPLKYEPPPVSSSGTKDKKPDVPSVNSQSSTASSSQSSANQTQGKLVFGSNPARTKDTGKAKEAAKPEPPKEKDEPKFQPFSGKKYSLRG; this is encoded by the exons ATG TTTTTCGATGGGTATGGATACCATGGAACATCATTTGAGCAGACATATCGATGTTACCCTGCTTCTTTTATTGAAAAG CCCCAACTTGAAAGTGGTGACAAAA TTATAATGCCTCCATCAGCCCTTGACCGTCTAG CATCTCTGCATATTGATTATCCAATGTTGTTTGAGCTCCGGAATGATGATGCTGAGCGGGTTTCTCACTGTGGGGTCCTGGAGTTCATTGCAGAGGAAGGCATGATATACATGCCATACTGG ATGATGGAGAACATGCTTTTACAAGAGGGGGACATTGTAAGAGTGAAAAATGTTACACTTCCCAAGGGAAAATACGTTAAGTTACAGCCCCACACCAAAGATTTCTTAGATATTTCCAATCCAAAGGCTAT CTTAGAAACCACATTGAGGAATTTTTCCTGCTTGACTACTGGTGATAGCATTATGGTGGCTTACAACAACAAGAAATATTACATAGATATTATTGAAACTAAGCCTGCCAATGCTATAAGCATCATTGAGACTGACTGTGAGGTGGACTTTGCTCCTCCCTTGGATTATAAGGAGCCTGAGAAGCCGACTGCTCCACATTCTGCGGGAAAGGCACCAGCGGCTG CTCAGGAGACCCCTGCTGAAACTGAACCCAAGTTCAACCCATTTACTGGTGCTGGGAGACGCTTGGATGGAAAACCTTTGAAGTATGAGCCACCTCCAGTTTCCTCATCAGGGACCAAGGACAAGAAACCTGATGTTCCTAGTGTCAATTCACAATCATCCACAGCTTCAAGTTCACAAAGTAGTGCTAATCAAACTCAGGGCAAGCTTGTGTTTGGGTCAAATCCAGCCCGCACCAAAGATACAGGAAAG GCAAAAGAGGCAGCAAAACCAGAGCCACCAAAAGAGAAAGACGAACCCAAATTTCAGCCTTTCAGTGGGAAGAAGTATTCTTTAAGGGGTTGA